Proteins co-encoded in one Papaver somniferum cultivar HN1 chromosome 5, ASM357369v1, whole genome shotgun sequence genomic window:
- the LOC113280561 gene encoding protein FAR1-RELATED SEQUENCE 5-like, whose protein sequence is MQIRINADETYAVVSFFTEHNHDLSSQDKVHLLRSQRKIQPDQATLINNMVSTGFGATRIFSYMIEEAGGRQNLNFTQEDCNNMVQAKCTEYLKEGDAENFLAYFKRKQKENNSFFYNIQFDDDNRIMNCFWCDAKSRLDYSTFGDVVCFETTFKTNGYDMPFAPIVGVNNHGQTILFGCALLKNETTNSFVWLFENFLDVMEGKEMQTIFTDQASQMATAIKQVFPNAHHHLCLWHIFQNAAKHLSNIFGTHTSFKSDFRKFIYDYETKDEFLLGWEQLLETYKLTDKKWLNNLFKLREKWAQVYDREHFCAGMTTNQRSESINNYFKKYFKNKQTLPEFVVQFDKAVDARREKARKADHISMSAEPIVTSVWEVEKKSSEIYTSKIFNEFHLQIRRLIDLDYKLDTDDGTTRIYKVSSYIGEREPRTVRITSSTLHFSVAARNLNFPAYYVPIS, encoded by the coding sequence ATGCAGATTAGGATTAATGCTGACGAAACATATGCTGTTGTGAGTTTTTTTACGGAGCACAACCATGATCTTTCTTCCCAAGATAAGGTGCATTTGTTGCGTTCACAAAGAAAAATACAACCTGATCAAGCTACTTTAAtaaataatatggtttcaactggATTTGGAGCAACTAGGATTTTCTCGTATATGATCGAAGAAGCAGGAGGGCGGCAAAATCTCAATTTTACTCAAGAAGATTGTAATAATATGGTGCAGGCAAAATGTACTGAATATCTAAAAGAAGGAGATGCGGAAAATTTTTTAGCCTATTTCAAAAGGAAGCAAAAAGAAAATAATTCATTTTTCTACAATATTCAATTTGACGATGATAACCGTATTATGAATTGTTTCTGGTGCGATGCTAAATCTAGACTAGATTATAGTACTTTCGGCGATGTTGTTTGTTTCGAAACCACATTTAAGACTAATGGTTATGACATGCCATTTGCACCTATTGTTGGGGTGAACAATCATGGTCAGACTATACTATTCGGATGTGCTTTATTAAAAAACGAGACTACAAATTCATTCGTATGGTTGTTTGAAAATTTCCTAGACGTAATGGAAGGAAAAGAAATGCAAACTATATTCACTGATCAGGCAAGTCAGATGGCTACTGCAATTAAACAGGTATTCCCTAATGCTCAtcatcatttgtgtttatggcaCATTTTTCAAAATGCTGCTAAGCACCTGTCGAATATATTTGGTACTCATACATCATTTAAAAGTGATTTTAGAAAATTTATTTATGATTACGAGACTAAGGATGAGTTTTTGTTGGGATGGGAGCAATTACTTGAAACATACAAGTTAACAGATAAAAAATGGTTGAACAACTTGTTCAAATTACGTGAGAAATGGGCACAAGTATACGACAGAGAACATTTTTGTGCTGGCATGACTACCAATCAAAGAAGCGAGAGTATTAATAATTACTTCaagaaatattttaagaataaacaaactcTCCCAGAATTTGTGGTTCAATTTGATAAAGCAGTGGATGCGCGGCGTGAAAAGGCTAGAAAAGCAGACCACATATCTATGTCCGCGGAACCGATTGTGACATCAGTATGGGAAGTAGAAAAAAAATCGTCTGAAATATATACCAGTAAGATTTTCAATGAATTCCATTTGCAAATTCGGAGACTCATTGACCTTGATTATAAACTTGATACTGATGACGGAACAACGCGCATATATAAAGTATCATCATATATTGGAGAAAGGGAGCCTCGTACAGTACGTATCACTTCCTCTACCTTACATTTCAGTGTAGCTGCAAGAAATTTGAATTTTCCGGCATATTATGTGCCCATATCTTGA